A single region of the Thermoanaerobacterium aotearoense genome encodes:
- the rnr gene encoding ribonuclease R, producing MNFKDKLLELFNDENYKPSRIENILKMLDVDYSQKGIVEDLLKDLEKDGTIYKTKNEKYALSERLDIIKGKIDATSRGFAFLIPENENIKDIFISKDNLNSAMQNDIVLVRATKKVEGKKWEGEVVKILKRANATIVGTFEKSRNFGFVIPYDRSITQDVFISKSDTMNAEDGMKVVVKITKWPEKRRSPEGKIVEILGKKDDPGVDVLSVIRSYNIPEEFPKKVIKEAENIQEKISSDEISGRTDLRHLNIVTIDGEDAKDLDDAVAVEKLDSGDYILYVSIADVSHYVKEGSELDKEALNRGCSVYFIDRVIPMLPHRLSNGICSLNPSEDRLTLTVKMKIDRNGNVVDHDIFESVIRSKERMTYTNVHKILEESDKELKERYKDLIEDFNNMKDLAKILLERRKRRGSVDFDFEEAKIIVDEKGKPVDIVKVERNIAHRIIEEFMLVANETVAEHMHWINVPFVYRVHEHPDMEKLMAFNKFIHNLGYHIKGIGGDEIHPKALQELIKQVRGKNEQRVVETLLLRSLKRARYSPEDLGHYALATQYYTHFTSPIRRYPDLIIHRIIKENIHGKLNEKRQEHYNKILNDISLKASERERAADSAEKEIEDLKKVEYMKERIGNIYKAIIANVTNYGFFVELDNTVEGLVDIDTLDDDYYHYDDETYTLVGERTNRRFSIGDVVYVKVVGANVDRREIDFVLASPEEIRNIEGA from the coding sequence ATGAATTTTAAAGATAAATTGTTAGAGCTTTTTAATGACGAAAATTATAAGCCTTCGAGAATTGAAAATATTTTAAAAATGCTTGATGTGGATTACAGTCAAAAAGGAATTGTTGAAGATCTACTAAAAGATTTGGAGAAAGATGGGACAATATATAAGACAAAAAATGAGAAATATGCTTTATCAGAAAGACTTGATATAATAAAAGGGAAAATAGATGCCACATCAAGGGGTTTTGCTTTTTTGATACCAGAAAATGAAAACATTAAGGATATATTTATTTCTAAAGACAATTTAAACAGTGCAATGCAGAATGATATTGTATTAGTTCGGGCGACAAAAAAAGTTGAAGGCAAAAAGTGGGAAGGCGAAGTCGTGAAAATACTCAAGAGGGCTAATGCTACCATTGTTGGTACCTTTGAGAAAAGTCGCAATTTTGGCTTTGTAATTCCCTATGATAGAAGTATTACGCAAGATGTATTTATTTCAAAATCTGATACCATGAATGCCGAAGATGGCATGAAGGTGGTAGTTAAGATAACTAAGTGGCCAGAAAAGAGGAGAAGTCCTGAAGGTAAAATAGTTGAGATTTTAGGCAAGAAAGATGATCCTGGAGTAGATGTACTATCAGTGATTCGTTCATACAACATACCTGAAGAATTTCCAAAGAAAGTCATAAAAGAGGCAGAAAACATACAAGAGAAAATATCAAGTGATGAGATATCAGGAAGGACAGATTTGCGCCACTTAAATATTGTCACGATAGACGGAGAAGATGCGAAAGATCTTGATGATGCTGTAGCAGTAGAGAAGCTTGATAGTGGTGACTATATACTTTATGTCAGCATTGCAGATGTCAGTCACTACGTTAAAGAGGGTTCGGAGCTTGATAAGGAAGCTTTAAATAGAGGTTGCAGCGTGTACTTTATAGATAGAGTCATACCAATGTTGCCGCACAGGTTGTCAAACGGGATCTGTAGCCTTAATCCGTCTGAGGACAGATTGACACTTACGGTAAAGATGAAGATAGACAGGAATGGTAATGTTGTAGATCACGATATATTTGAAAGCGTAATACGCAGCAAAGAAAGAATGACATATACTAATGTGCACAAAATTTTGGAGGAAAGTGACAAAGAATTAAAAGAAAGATATAAAGATTTAATAGAAGATTTTAATAATATGAAGGATTTGGCAAAGATTTTGTTAGAAAGAAGAAAAAGACGTGGCAGCGTAGACTTTGATTTTGAAGAAGCAAAAATAATTGTAGACGAGAAAGGGAAGCCGGTTGATATTGTAAAAGTCGAAAGAAATATAGCCCATAGGATTATTGAAGAATTTATGCTTGTTGCAAATGAGACAGTTGCAGAACACATGCACTGGATCAACGTGCCGTTTGTATACAGAGTTCATGAGCATCCGGACATGGAGAAGCTGATGGCATTTAATAAATTTATACACAATTTAGGTTATCACATAAAAGGGATTGGAGGAGATGAAATACATCCGAAAGCATTGCAGGAGCTTATAAAGCAAGTGAGGGGCAAAAATGAACAGAGAGTCGTGGAGACGCTTTTACTAAGGTCTTTAAAGAGGGCCAGATATAGTCCAGAGGATTTAGGACATTATGCTTTGGCGACACAGTATTATACACATTTTACATCGCCTATAAGGAGATATCCCGATCTTATAATCCATAGGATTATAAAAGAAAATATCCATGGTAAATTGAATGAGAAGCGGCAGGAACATTACAATAAAATATTAAATGACATTTCATTAAAAGCTTCGGAAAGGGAAAGAGCGGCTGATTCGGCGGAGAAGGAAATAGAAGATTTGAAGAAAGTAGAATACATGAAAGAGAGAATCGGGAATATCTATAAAGCTATAATCGCCAACGTTACGAATTACGGCTTTTTTGTAGAGTTAGACAACACAGTAGAAGGATTAGTCGATATTGACACTCTTGATGATGACTATTACCATTATGATGATGAAACATACACGTTAGTTGGCGAAAGAACTAATAGAAGATTTTCTATAGGAGATGTTGTATATGTAAAAGTAGTAGGTGCCAACGTGGATAGGAGGGAAATAGATTTTGTCTTGGCTTCACCAGAGGAAATCCGCAATATCGAAGGTGCTTGA
- a CDS encoding Gfo/Idh/MocA family protein — protein sequence MKKFKAIIVGPGNIFKKAYLPFIFNVDMIKIVGIVGRDEKKLLKYKENYKVKTYVSTDEAIALEPDCAFVHASTDSHYEIVKKLLTNNIHVYVDKPLTDDYKKTEELYDVALNNSLVLTVGFNRRYAPLYIKALDHFRDRKPELYIMKKNRSGGVGDDSKFTIYDDFIHVVDTLCHQIGDVESLNISHVKVIKENNSLKYINVEISSDNKVAIGVMHRNSGIDEEVLELHGHGRSVIIENLEKLRAFDGETVSIYSHHSWDSVSYIRGFESAVDSFLCSINSKEINYDEIKLSLKTHQLVEDIVKKIK from the coding sequence ATGAAGAAGTTTAAAGCTATAATTGTAGGACCTGGCAATATATTTAAAAAAGCATATTTACCATTCATATTTAATGTAGATATGATTAAAATAGTTGGTATTGTAGGCAGAGATGAAAAAAAGCTTTTAAAGTATAAAGAGAATTACAAAGTTAAGACATATGTTTCGACAGATGAAGCAATTGCTTTAGAGCCTGATTGTGCTTTTGTTCATGCTTCTACTGATAGCCATTATGAGATTGTAAAAAAACTTCTCACAAACAATATTCATGTTTATGTGGATAAACCATTGACAGATGATTATAAAAAGACTGAAGAACTTTATGATGTTGCGCTTAACAATTCACTTGTTTTAACTGTTGGTTTTAATAGAAGATATGCACCATTGTATATTAAAGCATTAGATCATTTTAGAGATAGAAAACCTGAATTGTACATTATGAAGAAAAATAGAAGTGGCGGTGTTGGAGATGATAGTAAATTCACCATTTACGATGACTTTATACACGTAGTTGATACACTGTGTCATCAAATTGGCGATGTTGAAAGCCTAAATATTTCACACGTAAAAGTAATAAAGGAAAATAATAGCTTAAAATATATAAACGTTGAAATTTCTTCGGATAATAAAGTCGCAATTGGTGTAATGCACAGAAACAGCGGCATAGATGAAGAAGTGCTGGAGTTGCATGGTCATGGAAGAAGTGTAATAATTGAAAATCTCGAAAAATTACGGGCGTTTGATGGGGAAACAGTATCTATTTATAGTCATCATTCTTGGGACAGCGTATCGTACATAAGAGGTTTTGAAAGTGCAGTAGATAGTTTTTTGTGTTCTATAAATTCTAAAGAAATAAATTATGATGAAATAAAACTTTCTTTAAAGACGCATCAATTGGTTGAAGATATTGTGAAAAAGATAAAATAA
- the smpB gene encoding SsrA-binding protein SmpB yields the protein MSSENIKVLAQNKKASHDFFIDEVYEAGIVLFGTEVKSVRMGKVNLKDSFARIENNEVFLYNMHISPYEKGNIFNKDPLRTRKLLLNRREINKLTGYVTQKGYTLVPLRVYLKHGLVKVELAVARGKKLYDKREDMAKRDAKREIERHFKESQHI from the coding sequence ATGAGTAGTGAAAATATAAAGGTGCTTGCACAAAACAAAAAAGCCAGTCACGACTTCTTTATAGATGAAGTTTATGAAGCGGGCATTGTGCTTTTTGGTACAGAAGTCAAATCTGTACGGATGGGCAAAGTGAATTTGAAGGACAGTTTTGCACGTATAGAAAACAATGAGGTTTTCCTATACAATATGCATATAAGCCCATACGAAAAAGGCAATATCTTCAACAAAGATCCGCTTAGAACGAGGAAATTGCTTCTTAACAGAAGAGAGATTAATAAACTGACTGGTTATGTTACTCAAAAAGGATATACATTAGTTCCTTTAAGAGTTTATCTTAAGCATGGGCTTGTAAAAGTGGAATTAGCAGTTGCCAGAGGCAAAAAATTGTATGATAAACGTGAAGATATGGCGAAAAGAGACGCTAAGAGGGAGATAGAAAGGCATTTTAAAGAAAGCCAGCATATATGA
- a CDS encoding glutamine synthetase III: MSENSLKNIFGANVFNDAVMRERLPKQTYNALRKTIDEGLPLDPKVADVVANAMKDWAIEKGATHFTHWFQPLTGITAEKHESFISPTPDGKVITEFSGKELIKGEPDASSFPSGGLRATFEARGYTAWDCTSPAFVKDNVLYIPTAFCSYTGEALDLKTPLLRSMEALSKEALRVLKLFGNSTSKRVITTVGPEQEYFLIDKKLYEKRKDLILTGRTLFGAKPPKGQEMEDHYFGTIRERVFEFMKELDEELWKLGISAKTEHNEVAPAQHELAPIFNTTNIATDHNQLTMDIMKKVALRNDLVCLLHEKPFAGVNGSGKHNNWSMSTDDGLNLLDPGKTPHENAQFLVFLCAVIKAIDEYADLLRVSCATPGNDHRLGANEAPPAIISIFLGDQLTDILEQIGETGGATNSKQGGELKIGVTTLPTLYKDSTDRNRTSPFAFTGNKFEFRMVGSSSSVATANYILNTIVAEVLSEIADRLEKADNFDEEVQKILKEIVINHKRVIFNGNGYSEEWVKEAEKRGLPNIASTVDAIPALLKDKNVKVMEKHGVLSKIELEARYEIMLENYSKTINIEALTMLDMAKKQILPAVLKFIKNVADSINAVKETGLDASIEAQADLLKEVSSLTAEFKRRTDNLEKALNNASNIEGDSFALAKYYRDEVFVKMGELREIGDKLETLVDADIWPLPTYADMLFYV, translated from the coding sequence ATGTCAGAAAATTCTTTGAAAAATATTTTTGGTGCCAACGTGTTTAATGACGCAGTAATGAGAGAGCGTCTGCCAAAGCAAACATACAATGCTTTAAGAAAGACAATCGACGAAGGTTTGCCACTTGACCCAAAAGTTGCAGACGTAGTAGCAAACGCTATGAAAGACTGGGCCATTGAAAAAGGAGCAACGCACTTCACACATTGGTTTCAACCATTGACAGGTATCACCGCAGAAAAACATGAATCTTTTATCTCTCCTACACCAGACGGTAAAGTCATCACAGAATTTTCAGGCAAAGAACTCATAAAAGGTGAGCCTGATGCATCATCATTCCCTTCAGGCGGATTAAGGGCTACATTTGAGGCCAGAGGTTATACAGCATGGGATTGCACATCTCCTGCATTTGTCAAAGATAATGTCTTATACATCCCAACTGCATTTTGCTCATACACTGGCGAGGCATTGGATTTAAAGACACCTTTATTGCGTTCTATGGAAGCATTGTCAAAGGAAGCATTGAGAGTTCTTAAATTATTCGGAAATAGCACTTCAAAAAGAGTCATAACAACTGTTGGTCCAGAACAAGAGTATTTCTTGATAGACAAAAAATTGTATGAAAAACGCAAAGACTTAATATTAACAGGTAGAACATTATTTGGCGCAAAGCCACCAAAAGGACAGGAAATGGAAGACCATTATTTCGGAACCATCAGGGAAAGAGTTTTCGAATTCATGAAAGAGCTTGATGAAGAGCTTTGGAAGTTAGGAATATCAGCTAAAACCGAACACAATGAAGTTGCCCCTGCTCAACATGAATTAGCGCCAATCTTCAATACGACAAACATAGCAACGGATCACAATCAATTGACAATGGATATAATGAAAAAAGTGGCTTTGAGAAATGATTTGGTATGCCTATTGCACGAGAAGCCATTCGCCGGCGTCAACGGATCTGGAAAGCACAATAACTGGTCAATGAGCACAGATGATGGTTTAAACTTATTAGATCCTGGAAAGACTCCGCATGAAAATGCACAATTTTTGGTTTTCCTGTGCGCAGTTATCAAGGCAATCGATGAATACGCTGATTTATTAAGAGTATCATGTGCAACACCTGGAAATGATCACAGGCTTGGTGCAAATGAAGCTCCACCAGCAATAATCTCGATCTTCTTAGGCGATCAATTAACTGATATCTTGGAACAAATAGGCGAAACTGGCGGTGCTACAAACTCAAAGCAAGGTGGAGAATTAAAAATCGGCGTAACAACGCTTCCTACGCTTTACAAAGATTCTACTGACAGAAACAGAACATCACCTTTTGCATTTACAGGAAACAAATTCGAATTCAGAATGGTAGGTTCTTCATCATCAGTAGCAACTGCAAATTACATCTTAAATACGATTGTGGCAGAAGTTTTATCAGAAATTGCAGATAGACTTGAAAAAGCTGATAACTTTGATGAAGAAGTCCAAAAAATATTAAAAGAGATCGTAATAAATCATAAAAGAGTTATCTTCAACGGAAACGGATATTCAGAAGAATGGGTAAAAGAAGCTGAGAAAAGAGGGCTTCCAAATATAGCTTCAACAGTCGATGCTATTCCTGCCCTTTTAAAAGACAAAAATGTGAAGGTCATGGAAAAACACGGCGTATTAAGCAAGATAGAATTAGAAGCTCGCTATGAAATAATGCTTGAAAACTACTCAAAGACTATAAACATAGAAGCTTTGACAATGCTTGACATGGCTAAAAAGCAAATCCTTCCAGCGGTCTTAAAATTCATTAAAAATGTCGCAGACTCCATAAATGCAGTAAAAGAAACTGGATTAGATGCTTCGATTGAGGCGCAAGCCGATTTATTGAAGGAAGTTTCTTCATTGACAGCCGAATTTAAGAGGAGAACCGACAATCTTGAAAAGGCTTTAAACAATGCATCAAATATTGAAGGAGATTCTTTTGCTTTAGCTAAATATTATAGAGATGAAGTATTTGTAAAAATGGGAGAGCTTAGAGAAATAGGCGACAAATTAGAAACATTAGTTGACGCTGATATTTGGCCACTTCCAACATATGCCGACATGCTTTTCTACGTATAA